In a single window of the Danio aesculapii chromosome 20, fDanAes4.1, whole genome shotgun sequence genome:
- the LOC130247929 gene encoding inactive histone-lysine N-methyltransferase 2E-like, whose product MSKRKRISPVEDATTHILSGKDKPCFEERFINSHKGRGVFASMSIDKGCFILEYRGKLISQEESQIRQNKYSETENTFLFDFDWDGKQWCIDASKEDGSLGRLVNDDYKSPNCKIKKIGVGGKPHLCLFSIKDIASGEEITYNYGDSKWPWRTLINRADSCSDENTPSEEAACFPTKINKKSTEQINRADSCSDENTPSEEAACCPTKINKKSTEQINRADSCSDENTPSEEAACCPTKINKKSTEQINRADSCSDENTPSEEAACFPTKINKKSTEQINRADSCSDENTPSEEAACFPTKINKKSTEQINRADSCSDENTPSEEAACFPTKINKKSTEQINRADSCSDENTPSEEAACCPTKINKKSTEQTP is encoded by the exons ATGTCTAAACGGAAGAGAATTAGTCCTGTGGAGGATGCCACTACACACATTCTGTCTGGCAAAGACAAGCCATGCTTTGAGGAGAGATTCATTAACTCTCATAAAG GTAGAGGTGTGTTTGCTAGCATGTCCATTGACAAAGGATGCTTCATTCTTGAATACCGTGGAAAGTTAATTTCCCAAGAGGAGAGCCAAATAAGACAGAATAAATACAGTGAAACAGAAAATACCTTCTTATTTGACTTTGATTGGGACGGAAAACAATGGTG cATTGATGCCTCAAAAGAAGATGGTTCACTTGGGAGATTAGTGAATGACGATTACAAGTCTCctaactgtaaaattaaaaaaataggtgTTGGAGGCAAACCAcatctgtgtttgttttcaaTTAAGGACATAGCTTCTGGTGAAGAAATAACATACAACTATGGAGATTCAAAATGGCCATGGCGTACTCTG ATCAACCGAGCAGACTCTTGCAGTGATGAGAACACGCCATCAGAAGAGGCCGCATGCTTTCCTACcaaaatcaacaagaagtcaactgAACAG ATCAACCGAGCAGACTCTTGCAGTGATGAGAACACGCCATCAGAAGAGGCCGCATGCTGTCCTACcaaaatcaacaagaagtcaactgAACAG ATCAACCGAGCAGACTCTTGCAGTGATGAGAACACGCCATCAGAAGAGGCCGCATGCTGTCCTACcaaaatcaacaagaagtcaactgAACAG ATCAACCGAGCAGACTCTTGCAGTGATGAGAACACGCCATCAGAAGAGGCCGCATGCTTTCCTACcaaaatcaacaagaagtcaactgAACAG ATCAACCGAGCAGACTCTTGCAGTGATGAGAACACGCCATCAGAAGAGGCCGCATGCTTTCCTACCAAAATCAATAAGAAGTCAACTGAACAG ATCAACCGAGCAGACTCTTGCAGTGATGAGAACACACCATCAGAAGAGGCCGCATGCTTTCCTACCAAAATCAATAAGAAGTCAACTGAACAG ATCAACCGAGCAGACTCTTGCAGTGATGAGAACACGCCATCAGAAGAGGCCGCATGCTGTCCTACcaaaatcaacaagaagtcaactgAACAG ACTCCTTag